A genome region from Bacteroidia bacterium includes the following:
- a CDS encoding SMI1/KNR4 family protein → MKKIWELIELKLKEIAPDILNDLNSGVSDEEIADLEKTINVKLPDDFIAFYKVHNGQKGDSGGFFRCEEWLSFERIKGEWGIWKGLLDSGTFQEEDEAFYSDPDYGIKEDWWNASWIPITYDGAGNHYCIDLDPAEGGISGQIIRMWHDSDERTLEANSFTEWVTKYKDDLINGKLIYSEEFYGITYNDDDSYDYDDEDSDEETNDDDR, encoded by the coding sequence ATGAAAAAGATATGGGAGTTAATAGAATTGAAGTTAAAGGAAATCGCTCCTGATATTCTAAATGATCTGAATAGCGGCGTTTCAGATGAAGAAATCGCTGATTTAGAAAAAACCATTAATGTAAAGCTACCAGATGACTTTATCGCATTTTACAAAGTTCATAATGGACAAAAAGGTGATAGCGGAGGCTTTTTTAGATGCGAAGAATGGCTATCTTTTGAACGAATAAAAGGTGAATGGGGTATCTGGAAAGGACTCTTAGATAGCGGTACTTTTCAAGAAGAAGACGAAGCATTTTACTCAGATCCAGATTATGGCATAAAAGAAGATTGGTGGAACGCATCTTGGATTCCAATAACTTATGACGGAGCAGGAAATCATTATTGCATTGACTTAGACCCGGCAGAAGGAGGAATATCAGGGCAAATCATCAGAATGTGGCATGACTCTGACGAACGTACCTTAGAAGCAAATTCATTTACTGAATGGGTTACTAAATATAAAGATGACCTGATAAACGGTAAATTAATTTATTCTGAAGAATTTTACGGAATCACCTATAATGATGATGACAGTTATGATTACGATGACGAAGATAGCGACGAAGAGACCAACGATGATGATAGATAA
- a CDS encoding S8 family serine peptidase — MFNFIDLFANLYPFSQMLVLFFMAIWHLYDLKDSFPIWVKISLLLGLILYFVSFLANYEFQMFMIIWFFRDVLIYLMGIKLLDILFKFKWIVISGLVVAGIGFWVYQQKYGNPLEDKDTKISSFNPDAEFLVEFSSPEKLREFQQKFMEHKFTLEPAFPQLKSPDKTDLDDFYVLDLTDIKDPNQTEIDKLTHELEKLKLINYIEYNDPIQVWPNEAEAQQYSSPNSTYVAVNDELAANQWALSTMKMDKLVKVLKNKIPVKKSNIFILDTGVDAKHSDLSANYKSFRSSYNRDTDKHGTHCAGIAAAVTNNKLGIASLNLTNKYTSITSITVLPKGRGTQESIVDGMIEAADNGAEVISMSLGGPRVESKQKIYERAIQYANQKGAIVVVAAGNDGKSASNNVPASCEGVIVVAATDNNDRIARFSSTLKEQNYRIAAPGVDILSTIPNNKYNTFSGTSMATPLVAGLVGILKSLKPSLNTQEVWQILDDTGIYPYPEKDESLSGKIIQPAEAILQLDQKTPGESWILSIWETIIDFLYKVFLY, encoded by the coding sequence ATGTTCAATTTTATTGACTTATTTGCCAATTTATACCCATTTTCACAAATGCTGGTGCTGTTTTTTATGGCGATATGGCATTTGTATGACCTCAAAGATAGTTTTCCAATATGGGTAAAAATATCACTATTACTTGGGCTTATTTTATACTTCGTTAGTTTTTTAGCAAATTATGAATTCCAAATGTTTATGATAATTTGGTTTTTCAGAGATGTGCTAATTTATCTTATGGGTATAAAACTGCTGGATATTTTGTTTAAATTCAAGTGGATAGTAATTTCTGGGTTAGTAGTAGCCGGAATCGGATTTTGGGTGTACCAACAAAAATATGGGAATCCTTTGGAAGATAAGGACACTAAAATAAGCTCATTTAACCCGGATGCGGAGTTTTTGGTGGAGTTTAGCAGCCCTGAAAAATTACGTGAGTTTCAGCAAAAATTTATGGAACATAAATTCACCCTTGAACCGGCTTTTCCGCAACTAAAAAGCCCTGATAAAACCGACTTAGATGATTTTTACGTGTTAGATCTTACGGATATTAAAGATCCTAACCAAACCGAAATTGATAAACTAACCCATGAATTAGAAAAACTCAAACTTATCAATTACATTGAGTATAACGACCCCATTCAAGTTTGGCCTAATGAAGCCGAAGCGCAGCAATATAGTAGCCCAAACAGCACTTATGTTGCTGTAAATGATGAATTAGCAGCCAACCAATGGGCTTTATCTACCATGAAAATGGACAAATTAGTGAAAGTTTTAAAAAATAAAATCCCCGTAAAAAAATCCAATATCTTTATTTTAGATACCGGAGTTGATGCCAAACATTCTGACTTATCTGCTAATTATAAGTCTTTTAGAAGTTCTTATAATAGAGATACCGATAAACACGGCACACATTGCGCCGGAATTGCCGCCGCAGTAACCAATAATAAGCTGGGAATAGCCTCTTTAAACCTAACGAACAAATATACCAGCATCACCAGTATTACGGTTTTGCCAAAAGGTAGAGGCACCCAAGAAAGTATTGTGGACGGAATGATAGAAGCTGCAGATAACGGCGCAGAAGTTATTTCGATGTCATTAGGTGGCCCCAGGGTAGAATCTAAACAAAAAATCTATGAAAGAGCTATTCAATATGCAAATCAAAAAGGGGCCATTGTGGTGGTAGCCGCCGGAAATGACGGAAAAAGCGCCTCAAACAATGTACCGGCATCTTGCGAAGGAGTGATTGTGGTAGCCGCAACAGACAACAACGACCGTATAGCACGCTTTTCAAGCACACTCAAAGAACAAAATTATCGCATCGCTGCCCCGGGAGTAGATATATTATCAACTATTCCGAACAATAAATATAATACCTTTAGTGGCACCTCCATGGCCACGCCCTTAGTAGCCGGTTTGGTTGGAATACTAAAATCCTTAAAACCAAGCCTTAACACCCAAGAAGTTTGGCAGATTTTAGATGATACCGGTATCTATCCATATCCAGAGAAAGACGAAAGTCTATCCGGAAAAATCATCCAACCTGCTGAAGCTATTTTACAACTTGATCAAAAAACACCCGGAGAATCATGGATTTTATCAATCTGGGAAACAATCATAGACTTTCTATACAAGGTTTTCCTATATTAA
- a CDS encoding hydroxymethylglutaryl-CoA lyase encodes MNSVQLIECPRDAMQGITAFIPTELKIKYHQSLLKVGFHTIDIGSYVSPKSIPQMQDTDFILHNIGEEKGNTQLLVIVANKRGADSACQNPYVDYIGFPFSVSETFQQRNTNQNLTQAFELVQEIQSLCKRHQKKLVIYLSMAFGNPYGEKWDTDITLAWALRMQTLGIEVISFADTVGTASTFDIAKTFTAVSTLAGPTWGAHLHSNPNTWQEKIAAAWEAGCRRFDGAIGGFGGCPFAKDELVGNIATENLYSFITSKVPDFKLNTHELQKSIEISHNVFQHH; translated from the coding sequence ATGAATAGTGTCCAATTAATAGAATGCCCTCGTGATGCGATGCAGGGTATTACTGCGTTTATCCCAACCGAACTAAAAATCAAATATCACCAATCTCTCCTAAAAGTTGGGTTTCATACAATAGATATAGGAAGTTACGTTTCACCCAAAAGTATTCCACAGATGCAGGATACTGATTTTATCCTCCATAATATCGGCGAAGAAAAGGGAAATACCCAATTGCTGGTTATTGTGGCTAATAAGCGCGGAGCAGATTCTGCCTGCCAGAATCCTTATGTAGATTATATAGGATTTCCGTTTTCGGTATCAGAAACATTTCAGCAACGAAATACCAACCAAAATTTGACACAAGCCTTTGAACTGGTTCAGGAAATACAAAGTCTATGTAAAAGACATCAAAAAAAGTTAGTGATTTATCTTTCAATGGCCTTTGGAAACCCTTACGGGGAAAAATGGGATACAGATATTACCTTAGCTTGGGCACTTAGGATGCAGACCTTAGGTATTGAGGTTATATCTTTTGCAGATACCGTTGGTACAGCATCTACATTTGATATAGCAAAGACTTTTACGGCAGTATCTACTTTGGCTGGGCCAACGTGGGGAGCACATCTACATTCTAACCCCAATACATGGCAGGAAAAGATTGCTGCTGCTTGGGAAGCCGGCTGCCGCAGATTTGATGGTGCAATAGGCGGATTCGGCGGATGCCCGTTTGCTAAAGACGAACTTGTGGGAAATATAGCCACAGAAAACCTGTATTCTTTTATAACTTCTAAAGTACCTGATTTTAAGCTAAATACACATGAACTGCAAAAATCTATTGAAATTTCCCACAATGTTTTTCAGCATCATTAA
- a CDS encoding IS5 family transposase — protein sequence MKAYPTNLTDIQYEAIEKIVNDNRKRKHPLRCIVDALLYITKTGVQWRLLPKDFPKWQLVYYYFRKWTAEGLIEEIHDFLRDKLRKEKGKHVSPSLGLIDSQTVKTCSFSLSNGYDGNKKIKGRKRHIITDTFGFIIAIVIHNADIQDREGAKYVLEELRYKYPRLTKILADQGYTGNLAEWILKSLNYTLEIVKKVAGISGFNVLPKRWIVERTFGWLGFQRRLVNDYEFHPECSTSFVHLAMIRIMLNRIKK from the coding sequence ATGAAAGCCTACCCAACCAACCTAACTGATATTCAGTACGAAGCTATTGAAAAAATAGTAAATGATAACAGGAAAAGAAAGCATCCTTTAAGATGTATTGTAGACGCATTATTGTACATCACCAAAACTGGTGTTCAATGGAGATTGCTGCCTAAAGATTTCCCTAAGTGGCAACTCGTTTATTATTATTTCAGAAAATGGACAGCAGAAGGGCTTATTGAAGAAATACATGATTTTTTGCGTGATAAGTTAAGAAAGGAAAAAGGAAAACATGTTTCACCAAGTCTTGGATTAATTGATAGTCAAACTGTTAAAACTTGTTCTTTCTCGTTATCAAACGGTTATGACGGAAACAAGAAAATTAAAGGAAGAAAAAGACATATTATTACTGACACATTCGGATTTATTATAGCTATTGTGATTCATAACGCTGATATTCAGGACAGAGAAGGAGCTAAATATGTTCTTGAAGAATTAAGATATAAGTACCCTAGATTGACAAAAATATTGGCAGATCAAGGTTATACCGGTAACTTAGCTGAATGGATTTTAAAAAGTTTGAATTACACTTTGGAAATTGTAAAAAAAGTGGCAGGAATTAGTGGATTTAATGTCTTACCCAAGAGATGGATAGTTGAACGAACTTTTGGATGGCTTGGTTTTCAACGAAGATTGGTTAATGACTATGAATTCCACCCCGAATGCAGTACAAGCTTTGTGCACTTAGCTATGATTAGAATTATGCTTAACAGAATAAAAAAATAA
- a CDS encoding T9SS type A sorting domain-containing protein encodes MNSNLHFKVLVVSMFLLCDITSVFAQARIMFGSTATYMRMRGGTLANPIYLVIGNPASNAITYTSGGIISEAENNFVKWNIGNTTGTGYLIPFRNSASPATEDVSIYFDVASAGSPATGYFLASTYGGGNWDNNTFRPSAVTHVGDSIRQNNSKYVIDRFWGVVNEGSYATKPGLNNFTFKYLDSEHSAAGNTITETNLRAQRWNSGNNSWHGWMAGSINTVTNTVTINALTSSDLFRWWTLTDNDSPLPVAFLSFDAKCKPDYSAHNTVEIKWSTATEANSHHFLIERGQSPNDFSTLATIPASGNSSVTQNYQYLDKNPLNQPAFYRITETDVTGNKYSTEALFVTPCSDNTEDVLVYPAEDGLYVFLNVSENRDGNVKLTNSLGQQVLSEQVSLSKGQNTVKFNSENLTCGVYFVTFMNQSKILTKKFLLTPHK; translated from the coding sequence ATGAATTCAAATTTACACTTTAAAGTTTTGGTTGTATCAATGTTTTTGCTCTGCGATATAACCTCTGTCTTTGCACAAGCAAGGATTATGTTTGGCTCAACTGCTACTTATATGCGTATGAGAGGCGGTACATTAGCTAACCCGATTTACTTAGTAATCGGAAACCCTGCCAGTAATGCCATCACATACACGTCAGGCGGGATAATCTCCGAAGCAGAAAACAACTTCGTAAAATGGAATATCGGCAATACCACCGGAACGGGTTATCTGATACCGTTCAGAAACAGTGCCTCTCCGGCTACCGAAGATGTATCTATCTATTTTGACGTAGCCTCTGCCGGCTCACCGGCTACAGGTTATTTTTTAGCCTCTACTTACGGAGGAGGTAATTGGGATAACAATACATTTAGACCCTCTGCCGTAACCCACGTAGGAGACAGTATAAGGCAAAATAACTCTAAATACGTTATTGACCGTTTTTGGGGAGTTGTAAATGAAGGAAGCTATGCCACTAAACCCGGATTAAACAACTTTACTTTCAAATACTTAGATAGCGAACATTCCGCAGCCGGAAATACTATTACAGAAACTAACCTACGGGCGCAACGCTGGAACTCTGGAAATAACAGTTGGCACGGTTGGATGGCCGGAAGCATTAACACAGTAACCAATACGGTAACTATCAACGCTCTCACTAGCTCCGACCTCTTCCGCTGGTGGACACTTACTGACAATGACTCACCCCTACCTGTGGCTTTTTTATCCTTTGATGCTAAATGTAAACCTGATTATTCTGCCCATAACACCGTAGAAATCAAGTGGAGCACTGCTACTGAAGCCAATAGTCATCACTTTTTGATAGAACGGGGACAAAGCCCAAATGACTTTTCTACCCTCGCAACAATACCGGCATCCGGTAATTCATCAGTTACCCAAAACTACCAATATTTAGATAAAAACCCGCTTAACCAGCCTGCTTTTTATCGGATTACAGAAACGGACGTAACCGGCAATAAATACAGTACCGAAGCACTATTTGTTACTCCCTGTTCGGATAATACAGAAGACGTTTTAGTATATCCGGCAGAAGACGGCTTATATGTGTTCCTAAATGTTTCCGAAAACCGTGATGGCAATGTTAAACTAACAAACTCACTTGGCCAGCAAGTATTGTCAGAGCAGGTTTCTTTATCCAAAGGGCAGAATACCGTTAAATTCAACTCAGAGAACCTTACCTGCGGAGTCTATTTTGTAACCTTTATGAACCAAAGTAAAATACTAACCAAAAAGTTTTTACTAACACCCCATAAATAA
- a CDS encoding TerC family protein, which yields MEELLSFTGLGALLSLTSMIIVLDIDNVVFVSILVSGLKPNEQERGLRLALVITMLMRVVLLLGVGFLAEMKEPLFILNLPDFLPGQEDIPVSIRSLIMLAGGLFLIAKATTEIHQKLEGGNHTVNVLKKEFRQVLGQIILLDLIFSIDSVVTAIGMSHNLWIMAISLSISMILMNLLARPIGRFVSKHPSVKMLALSFLILIGMMLFLESLEFHIPKSYIYFAMSFSLLVELLNIKAQKKGDPVSLKSPELIIEKQPQKPPTTDE from the coding sequence GTGGAAGAGTTACTTAGCTTTACCGGATTAGGGGCATTATTAAGTCTTACCTCTATGATTATTGTGTTGGATATTGATAATGTTGTGTTTGTATCAATTTTGGTATCCGGCCTAAAGCCTAATGAACAAGAACGGGGGCTGCGGTTAGCATTAGTCATAACGATGCTGATGCGGGTGGTATTGTTGTTAGGCGTTGGTTTCTTGGCAGAAATGAAAGAGCCTCTTTTTATCCTGAATCTTCCTGATTTTCTTCCCGGGCAGGAGGATATTCCGGTTAGTATCAGAAGTTTGATTATGTTAGCTGGTGGGCTGTTTTTAATAGCAAAAGCAACTACCGAAATCCACCAGAAGTTAGAGGGGGGTAACCATACCGTAAATGTTTTAAAAAAAGAATTTCGTCAAGTCTTAGGCCAAATTATATTACTCGACCTGATTTTCTCGATAGATTCTGTGGTTACAGCTATAGGAATGTCGCATAATTTATGGATAATGGCTATTTCTTTATCTATTTCCATGATTTTGATGAACTTACTGGCTCGGCCAATCGGTAGATTCGTATCTAAGCATCCATCTGTAAAAATGTTAGCATTGTCTTTTTTGATTTTAATTGGTATGATGCTATTTTTGGAAAGCCTTGAATTTCATATACCGAAATCATACATCTATTTTGCCATGAGTTTTTCACTTTTAGTAGAATTACTCAATATCAAAGCGCAAAAGAAAGGAGATCCGGTAAGCCTGAAATCTCCTGAGCTAATCATAGAAAAACAACCACAAAAACCGCCAACCACAGATGAATAG
- the apaG gene encoding Co2+/Mg2+ efflux protein ApaG: MEPLLSSLTTNGIKISVQTLFIADQSSVEKEVYVFAYKIEIQNLSSRTVQLVKRKWLIVNSYGEHSVIVGDGVVGQQPILAPGQAHRYMSGCVFKTPIGKMEGTYTMVDIDSQEKFQAVIPNFILEANVVKN, translated from the coding sequence ATGGAGCCGTTGCTTTCTTCCTTAACAACAAACGGAATTAAAATTTCTGTTCAAACACTGTTTATTGCAGACCAATCTTCGGTTGAGAAAGAGGTATATGTATTTGCCTACAAAATAGAAATTCAAAATTTATCCAGCAGAACTGTACAGTTGGTAAAAAGAAAGTGGTTGATTGTCAATTCGTATGGCGAGCATAGCGTTATTGTTGGAGATGGAGTTGTGGGGCAGCAACCAATTTTAGCACCCGGCCAAGCTCATCGTTATATGAGTGGTTGTGTTTTTAAAACGCCTATCGGCAAGATGGAAGGCACTTATACTATGGTTGATATTGATTCTCAGGAAAAATTTCAAGCAGTGATTCCGAATTTTATATTAGAAGCTAATGTTGTAAAAAATTAG
- a CDS encoding phospholipase D-like domain-containing protein, producing MKHFLMLFLGLTVLKVNAQIPISQARASALNSTVTITGIVTNGNEFGTATRYIQDATGGIGTFSAAMMASTNRGDSVIVTGTLAQYNNLLQLSPVSNVQIISSGNPLPSPVVFPAGQTANAFAEAYEGMLVRLDGITNITTTAGGAVSSFAGNTNYNINGVAVTQMRANTNSTGATGVVGKTPPTSTFSLLGIMSQFCSSPTSGCTNGYQILPRLYADFILGAEPNIISKPFQTNITPYSFDIQFNTQNNGDTKIEYGLTLSLGSNTYDATQVTNHSLGLTGLTPATVYYVKVTSENSFGVSSSAIYPMMTASLSSGTIQTYFTRSVNNSYSTGTNAIQLPTTVDDTLIAYINRAKSTLDICIYNWNNTGLSDITQAVNNAYSRGVSVRVIADGSTSSTGLGTLNSAINKITSPQGTSPAGGFYGIMHNKFVVIDVATADPNDAFVWTGSTNWTKQQINTDFNNVIIFQDQSIARAYTMEFEEMWGSNTLTPNLTQGRFGNNKLDNTPHEFNINGKRVEVYFSPSDGTNEQILTALNNATSSFHFVNLVLSRTDVAGRVATKYPAMTCAEGIINDTSGATGAFFTMSNVMNNDLKIYTGSGLMHHKYLIVDKESAALDPLVLTGSHNWSNSAESRNDENTVIVHDLSIANQYFQEFAQRWIDNGGTNCITTNNNVSENTKQAVIVYPNPTEGNFTVSGNTTSNSISIVVYDIVGKKVFQNNYSTQPGEDYQISIENHLLSGVYQILIQDNQHTATAKLVVR from the coding sequence ATGAAACATTTTTTGATGTTATTTCTTGGGCTTACTGTTTTGAAGGTTAATGCTCAAATTCCCATTTCGCAGGCACGTGCAAGTGCGCTTAACTCTACGGTAACGATTACCGGGATTGTTACCAACGGTAACGAATTTGGGACGGCTACCCGCTATATTCAAGATGCTACGGGTGGAATCGGTACTTTTTCTGCCGCTATGATGGCCTCTACCAATCGAGGTGATAGTGTGATTGTTACCGGTACTTTAGCTCAATACAACAATTTGTTACAGCTATCTCCGGTTTCAAATGTGCAGATAATTTCTTCGGGAAACCCGCTTCCGAGTCCGGTCGTTTTTCCCGCAGGGCAAACTGCCAATGCGTTTGCAGAGGCTTATGAAGGGATGCTCGTTCGGTTAGACGGAATCACCAACATTACCACTACTGCCGGCGGAGCAGTTTCCAGTTTTGCCGGAAATACGAATTACAACATCAACGGTGTGGCCGTTACCCAGATGCGGGCAAACACAAACTCTACCGGAGCCACAGGAGTGGTCGGAAAAACACCCCCCACAAGCACCTTTTCATTGCTCGGTATCATGAGCCAGTTTTGCTCCTCCCCAACAAGCGGCTGCACAAATGGCTATCAAATCTTACCCAGATTGTATGCTGATTTCATATTAGGCGCAGAACCGAATATAATCTCAAAACCATTCCAAACAAATATCACACCCTATAGCTTTGATATTCAGTTTAATACCCAAAATAACGGAGATACTAAAATAGAATATGGTTTAACGCTCTCTTTGGGTTCAAACACTTATGACGCAACCCAAGTAACTAACCATAGTTTAGGTTTAACCGGATTAACGCCCGCTACGGTGTATTATGTGAAAGTAACTTCTGAAAACTCCTTTGGAGTTTCCAGCTCCGCAATTTATCCCATGATGACGGCCTCCTTATCAAGTGGAACTATTCAAACATATTTTACCAGAAGTGTTAATAACTCATACAGTACCGGAACCAATGCCATTCAACTACCAACTACCGTAGATGATACCTTGATTGCTTACATCAACCGAGCAAAATCTACGTTAGATATTTGTATTTACAACTGGAATAATACAGGACTTTCAGATATTACACAAGCGGTTAATAATGCGTATAGCCGTGGCGTTTCGGTGCGGGTAATTGCTGACGGAAGTACTTCCTCAACCGGATTAGGGACACTAAATTCAGCTATTAACAAAATAACCAGCCCACAAGGTACCAGCCCAGCCGGCGGATTCTACGGAATTATGCACAATAAATTCGTAGTCATTGATGTCGCAACTGCTGACCCTAACGACGCATTCGTCTGGACAGGATCTACAAACTGGACAAAACAACAGATTAACACAGACTTTAATAACGTAATTATCTTCCAAGACCAAAGTATAGCGAGAGCTTATACAATGGAGTTTGAGGAAATGTGGGGGTCTAACACCCTTACCCCGAACCTTACTCAAGGGCGTTTCGGAAACAACAAGTTAGACAACACCCCGCATGAATTTAACATAAATGGCAAACGGGTAGAGGTATATTTTTCCCCCTCTGACGGAACCAATGAGCAGATTTTAACGGCTCTTAATAACGCTACATCCTCTTTCCATTTTGTTAATTTAGTGCTTAGCCGCACAGACGTAGCCGGTAGAGTTGCCACCAAGTATCCCGCAATGACTTGCGCAGAAGGAATTATCAACGACACCTCCGGTGCAACTGGCGCTTTTTTCACAATGTCTAATGTGATGAACAATGATTTAAAAATCTATACAGGTTCCGGACTTATGCACCACAAATACTTAATTGTGGATAAAGAATCAGCAGCATTAGATCCGCTTGTGCTTACCGGTTCTCATAACTGGAGCAATAGCGCAGAATCCCGTAATGACGAAAACACCGTAATCGTCCATGACTTATCTATTGCAAATCAGTATTTTCAGGAATTTGCCCAACGCTGGATAGATAATGGCGGAACAAACTGCATAACCACCAATAACAACGTATCTGAAAATACAAAACAGGCAGTTATCGTGTATCCAAACCCTACCGAAGGAAACTTTACTGTATCCGGAAACACCACAAGCAACTCAATATCTATTGTAGTTTATGATATAGTAGGTAAAAAAGTTTTCCAAAATAACTACAGCACACAACCGGGTGAAGATTACCAGATTTCTATTGAAAATCACTTATTATCAGGTGTTTATCAAATCTTGATTCAAGATAACCAACACACTGCTACTGCCAAATTAGTCGTTCGATAG
- a CDS encoding site-specific DNA-methyltransferase, whose amino-acid sequence MEKDGENFGRVTVSTKLPEDIGMSQDGTKEVREIFDDNIIFPFPKTFKLLKHLFSTSTDKNSIILDFFAGSGTTGHAVMQLNAEDASTGSASGNRKFILCQIDEPISKDEPAYKFCIENGLPPVISSITIERLKRAGNQLRIKNDELRKKKAGELNFENTGIELNFENTGTELNFENTGTELNFENTGTELNFENTGTELNFENTGTELNFENTGTELNFENTGTELNFENTGTELNFENTGTELNFENTGTELNFENTGTELNFENTGTELNFENTGTELNFENTGTERSRSADIGFKVFDSVDAPKLEIEDGQIIFPKLNDDALSRIYNMIFTVGLDEPTQVPEEVVKDCIYKIGNHYYITNSEKITSDDYSNAIKNGKVFIDGWTASLNGTLQNYKEDVKIVF is encoded by the coding sequence ATGGAAAAAGATGGGGAGAATTTCGGACGAGTTACTGTAAGTACAAAGTTACCTGAGGATATTGGAATGTCGCAAGATGGTACGAAAGAAGTTCGTGAAATTTTTGACGACAATATTATTTTCCCATTTCCAAAAACATTTAAACTATTAAAACATTTGTTTTCTACATCAACTGATAAAAATTCCATTATTCTCGACTTCTTTGCAGGTTCCGGCACAACAGGGCACGCCGTTATGCAACTAAATGCAGAAGATGCTTCGACAGGCTCAGCATCCGGCAATAGAAAATTTATTCTTTGTCAAATAGATGAACCTATAAGCAAAGACGAACCGGCTTACAAGTTTTGTATAGAAAATGGTTTACCGCCTGTTATTTCAAGCATTACCATAGAGCGGCTGAAACGAGCAGGAAATCAATTACGAATTAAAAATGACGAATTACGAAAGAAAAAAGCGGGCGAGCTGAATTTTGAAAACACGGGCATTGAGCTAAATTTTGAAAACACGGGCACTGAGCTAAACTTTGAAAACACGGGCACTGAGCTAAACTTTGAAAACACGGGCACTGAGCTAAACTTTGAAAACACGGGCACTGAACTAAATTTTGAAAACACGGGCACTGAGCTGAATTTTGAAAACACGGGCACTGAGCTGAATTTTGAAAACACGGGTACTGAGCTAAATTTTGAAAACACGGGCACTGAGCTAAACTTTGAAAACACGGGCACTGAGCTGAATTTTGAAAACACGGGCACTGAACTGAATTTTGAAAACACGGGCACTGAGCTAAACTTTGAAAACACGGGCACTGAGCTAAACTTTGAAAACACGGGCACTGAGCTAAACTTTGAAAACACGGGCACTGAGCGTAGCCGAAGTGCCGATATTGGCTTTAAAGTATTTGACAGCGTAGATGCACCCAAATTAGAAATAGAAGACGGACAAATTATTTTTCCAAAACTCAATGATGATGCTTTAAGCCGCATTTACAATATGATTTTCACCGTTGGTCTTGACGAGCCAACACAAGTTCCCGAAGAGGTGGTAAAAGATTGCATTTACAAAATCGGCAACCATTATTACATAACCAACAGCGAGAAAATAACCAGTGATGATTATTCAAACGCCATTAAAAACGGCAAAGTATTTATAGACGGTTGGACAGCCAGCCTCAACGGAACTTTGCAGAACTATAAAGAAGATGTGAAGATTGTGTTTTAA